In Pseudomonadaceae bacterium SI-3, the sequence GTTCGTTTCTGTACACGGAGAAGGTCGCATGAATCTGCAGGCATTGCTGGAAGGCGCACAAGCACACCATGTCGACGCGCTGGATCTGGTGTCACTCGAGGGTGGCTTCTATCTATTGAATGTCCACGTCCAAGGCAAATCGCATGTGTTGCGCGACGAAGAGAGCAACGTGATCCATCTGCGATCCGTGGAGCATGCACGTGATCTCCTCAGCGAGATGCCAGTAATCCCCTTCTTTCTGGTTCACAGCTCGGCATACGATGAAATGTGCGGCTTGGCCGAGGGCGTTCGCGAACCGTTGCGCGTGCCGATCAGCCTGCGTTCCGCCTGGTAGGCCCCGTTTTGTGCCGCCTATGTGCCGTTCGAAAAACAGTCTTGGGTGGCGCTGCTGGTCGCTGTGCTAGGCTGTGCGGCCTTTTTTCCAGTGGAGCCGATGCATGACTGAACTGAACCTATCAACCGACGAAACGCGCGTGAGCTACGGTATCGGCCGTCAACTGGGTGATCAGCTGCGTGAGAACCCGCCGCCTGGGATCAGCCTGGATGCTGTGATCGCCGGTATTCGCGATGCCTTTGCCGGAGCAGCCAGCCAGGTCAGTCCGGAAGATCTGAATGCCAGCTTCGCCGTCATTCGTGAACGTATGCAAGCCGAGGCACAGCAAAAGGCAGAAGCTGCTGCAGGCGAAGGCAAGGCCTTCCTGGCTAAAAACGCCCAGCGTGAAGGGGTTTCGACCCTGCCATCGGGTCTGCAGTACGAAGTGCTGACAGCGGGAGAGGGCGCCAAGCCCAGCGCTGAGGACCAGGTGCGTACGCATTATCACGGCACGCTGATCGACGGCACTGTATTCGACAGCTCCTACCAGCGCGGCCAGCCGGCCGAGTTTCCGGTGGGTGGCGTGATCGCTGGCTGGACCGAAGCGTTGCAGCTTATGGGCGTGGGCAGCAAATGGCGGCTTTACGTGCCGAGCGAGCTGGCTTACGGCGCGCAGGGTGTTGGCAGTATTCCTCCGCACAGCGTACTGGTGTTCGACGTCGAGCTGCTGGCTGTTCTGTAAAACGCTGCGGCTACGGGCGCAACGCCCTGGCATAGGAGAACAGGAACAGGTTTCGCACCTGTTCCTTGAGCACGCAAGGTTCGCTGGTGCTCAACTCCTGCAGATCCAGATCGCCCTGGTCGCGAAGCTCGTCCAGGGCGTCTCCCTCTAAGGTAACGCACACCGCACCGGTGCTACGGTCGAGTATCCGCAGGTAAGGTTGCGGGCGGTCCAGCCAGGCATCAATCAAATAAGTCATGGGCACCTCCAATTAATCTCGTTAATGAGAATAATTGTTATTTACAAAGATGCAAGCGTAAAGATACCGATGCGACTGGTGGCGATCAGGAGGCAGGTGCGGCGATGGCGTGAATTCAAGGGTGCCCAATCGCACCCTTACTAAGCGGCGGGCTCAGTGAGTGCGAGCGACAGCGAAACGGCTTAACTCGACCAGGGCGTCGCGATACCTGTTGGCGGGGATCAGCTCAAGGCAGGCTATGGCGCGATCGGCATAGTCGCGCGCCAGGTGGGCCGTGTAATCCAGTGCGCCGGCTGCTTCTACAGCGCGGCGGATACTCTCAAGATCCTCGATGCCGCCTTTCTGAATGGCCTGACGCACCAATGCGGCCTGTTCTGCTGTGCCTTCGCGCATCGTGTAGATCAGCGGCAGCGTCGGCTTGCCTTCGGCGAGATCATCACCGACATTCTTGCCCAGCGCTTCGGCATCGCCCTGATAGTCGAGCAGATCATCGACCAGTTGGAACGCAATGCCGAGGTAGTCGCCGAAGGTGCGCAGCGCCTCGCGTTGCGCCTCGTTAGCACCCGCCAGAGTGGCTGCGCTATGCGTGGAGGCCTCGAAAAGCATCGCGGTCTTGCCGCGGATGACTTCCATGTAGATCTCTTCTGTGGTGCTGGCGTCGCGCACTTTGGACAGTTGCAGTACTTCGCCTTCGGCGATGACGCGAGTGGCCTGCGAGATGATTCGCATGACTTCCATCGAGCCAAGTTCGACCATCATTTCGAAAGAACGCGCGTAGAGGAAGTCACCGACCAGCACGCTGGGCGCATTACCCCACAAGGCGTTGGCGGTTGAGCGGCCGCGGCGCATGCCGGACATATCAACGACGTCATCGTGAAGCAGTGTCGAGGTATGCAGGAATTCAATGATCGCTGCCAGCAGGCGCAGCTGCTCACCCTTTAGTCCCAGCGCATTACCGCTGAGCAGGACGAGCAGAGGGCGCAGGCGTTTGCCGCCGGCCGAGGTAATGTAGTCCCCGATCTTTTCCACCAGCGGTACGCGGGACGTCAACTGGTTGCGGATAATGCCGTCAACAGCGGCGAAATCTTCAGCCACTACTTGGTAAAAGGCCTGGGGTTGCATCGGGGACGAGTACTCCTCGGAGATTGCGCGGCATGCTATGGGGCGGGTCATGCAGTGTCAAGGCAAGGCCCGGCGGCTATTGCGCAGGGTCAGGTGGATGCGTACAATCGCGGACCCTGAACTTTCCCCCTGGGCATTTCCCTGCCTTACGCAATTGCAAGGGCGTCCTTTCCGGCCCCGAGCAGCCATGCCAGCCTCTAACTATTTCACTTAAGCGCTGGGTGAGCAGGATCAACGGAGATACACAGATGTACGCAGTTATCGTTACCGGCGGCAAGCAATACAAGGTCGCCGAAGGCGAATACCTCAAGATTGAAAAACTCGAAGTTGCCACTGGCGAAGCCGTCACTTTTGACCGCGTTCTGCTGATCGGCAACGGCGACGATGTAAAGATCGGCGCTCCGGTGGTCGATGGTGCCAAGGTCACTGCTGAAGTGATCGCTCAGGGCCGTCATGACAAGGTCACCATCATCAAATTCCGCCGTCGTAAGCACCACATGAAGCGTCAGGGCCACCGTCAGTGGTTCACTGAGGTCAAAATCACCGGCATTCAGGGCTAATCGGGCCTGAATCCCCTTATAGGAGTATTGAACTCATGGCACACAAAAAAGCTGGCGGTTCTACCCGCAACGGTCGCGACTCAGAAGCCAAACGTCTTGGCGTGAAGATGTACGGCGGCCAGGTCATCAAGGCCGGTAACATCATCGTGCGTCAGCGCGGCACTCAATTCCATGCCGGTTACGGTGTTGGCATGGGCAAGGATCACACCTTGTTCGCCAAGGTGGAAGGCGTGATCAAATTCGAAGTGAAGGGTCAGTTTGGCCGTCGCTACGTGAGCGTCGTCGCAGCCTAATCGCGGCGTTGCTGGAAAAGCCCTGTCATGCGACGGGGCTTTTTTGTTTCTGTATCCTCTGTAGGGCTCTTGCAAAACACTGCTGTGCTCTCACTATCGCTGGGTTTTGCAAGACCCTTATGTTCCTGTTTTCTAGCCCGTCCTTGCGGCGGGAGGCGTTCCCATGAAATTCGTCGATGAAGTATCGATTTTTGTAAAGGCCGGCGACGGCGGTAACGGCATGATGAGCTTCCGTCGTGAGAAGTTCATCGAGAAAGGCGGCCCCAACGGGGGCGATGGCGGCGATGGCGGCTCCGTGTATCTGGAGGCTGACGAGAATCTCAACACGCTCGTTGACTACCGTTACACCCGCCGCTTCAATGCGCCCAATGGTCAGAAGGGCGGCAGTACTGAATGTACGGGTGCCAAGGGTGACGATCTGATCCTGCCGGTGCCGGTCGGTACCACGGTGATCGATGCCGCCACTCAGGATGTAATCGGTGACCTGACCAAGGCGGGTCAGCGCCTGCTGGTCGCGCAGGGTGGCTGGCATGGGCTGGGCAACACGCGCTTCAAGTCCAGTACCAACCGTGCTCCTCGCCAGACCACGCCAGGCAAGCCGGGCGACGCGCGCGACCTGAAGCTTGAACTGAAGGTCCTGGCGGATGTCGGGCTGCTGGGGTTGCCGAACGCTGGTAAGAGCACGTTCATCCGCTCGGTGTCGGCTGCCAAGCCGAAAGTTGCCGATTACCCGTTCACCACGCTAGTGCCGAACCTTGGGGTGGTGAGTGTTGGTCGCTACAAGAGCTTCGTGGTTGCTGACATCCCAGGTCTGATCGAGGGTGCTTCGGAGGGGGCGGGGCTTGGTATCCGCTTCCTCAAGCATCTTGCGCGGACGCGTCTGTTGCTGCACCTGGTGGACATGGCGCCGCTAGATGAAAGCGATCCGGCCGATGCGGCAGAGGTGATCGTGAATGAGCTAGAGAAATTCAGTCCTGCACTGGCGCAACGAGATCGCTGGCTTGTGCTGAACAAGGCTGATCAGCTGCTCGAAGAAGATCACGACGAGCGGGTTCAGCGGGTAGTCGAGCGACTTGAGTGGGACGGCCCCGTATTCGTCATCTCTGCACTCGAGCGCGAGGGTACCGAGGCGTTGAGTCAGGCCATCATGCGCTATCTGGATGAGCGCACGGTGCGTATCGCCGAGGAGCCAGCATACGCGGAAGCGCTTGCCGAGCTGGATCGGCAGATTGAAGACGAGGCGCGTGCTCGCTTGCAAGAGCTGGATGATCAGCGAGCCTTGCGGCGTGCCGGTGTCAAGCCTGTCGACGAGGTCGACGAAGACGACTTCGATGATGATGACGACGATGAAGGCGGTGCTGAGATCTTCTACGTACGTTGACGCATGCCCGCATCGTCGCGGGCGTCGCTAGCAAATGGTTGCGGGCTGGCTTAACTGCCGCTTGCTGAGTGGTTTGGCCGGGTACCGATTGGAAGGCAGGATCGATGCGGGACAAGGTGAGCGGCGCGCGGCGCTGGGTGGTGAAAATCGGCAGCGCCTTGCTGACTGCTGATGGGCGCGGGCTGGATCAGGCGGCAATGGCTGTCTGGGTCGATCAGATGGTGGCGCTGCGCGAGGCGGGTGTCGAGCTGGTGCTGGTGTCGTCTGGCGCTGTCGCTGCTGGTATGAGTCGTCTCGGTTGGGCCGCCAGGCCAAAGGCTGTCCATGAGCTGCAGGCTGCGGCGGCGGTCGGGCAGATGGGGCTGATACAAGCCTGGGAAACCAGCTTTGCGCGCTGCGAGCAGCAGACCGCGCAAATCCTTGTAACCCACGATGATCTTTCCGACCGCAAGCGCTATCTCAATGCGCGCAGCACGCTTCGCACGTTGATCGATCTGGGTGTGGTGCCGGTTATCAATGAGAACGACACCGTGGTCACCGACGAGATCCGCTTTGGTGACAACGATACCCTCGCTGCCTTGGTGGCGAACCTGGTTGAAGCGGATTTGTTGGTGATCCTTACTGACCGCGACGGCATGTTTGATGCCGATCCGCGCAATAATCCTAACGCCAACTTGATTAGTGAGGCGCGTGCCGATGATCCCGCGCTGGATGCGGTGGCGGGTGGCACAGGTGGCGCGCTCGGGCGGGGTGGTATGCAGACTAAGTTGCGCGCGGCTCGTCTGGCGGCGCGCTCTGGTGCCCACACGGTCATTATTGGTGGCCGGATCGAGCGCGTGCTGGCGCGGTTGAAGGCGGGTGAGGCGCTCGGCACGTTGTTGGCGCCTGAGTGTAACCGTCATGCTGCGCGAAAGCAGTGGTTGGCTGGGCATCTCCAGACGCGCGGTACGGTCGTTCTCGATGATGGTGCGGTACACGCCTTGAAGCAGGGTAATCGCAGTCTGTTACCTGTCGGAGTTAAAGCGGCGCACGGTGGTTTCCGGCGAGGCGAAATGGTGGTCTGTGTGGGTCTGGATGGTCGCGAGGTCGCGCGCGGTCTGGCGAACTACAGTGTGGCCGAAACGCAACGAATCCTTGGTCGCCCGTCGGACGAAATCGAGAAGCTGCTCGGTTATGTTGATGAGCCAGAGCTTATTCATCGCGACAACATGATCTTGGTCTGAGGTGGTTTGATGCGACTGGCAAAAGCGTTAATGGTGTTGCTGGCGTGGCCGGCGGTCGGTATAGCGCGAGAAGTGGGTGAGGTCGATACGGTTTTCAAATGGCTCGGACCGAATCATAAAATCGTGGTCGAGGCGTTTGACGACCCCAAGGTTGAGGGCGTGACCTGCTATCTGTCACGTGCCAAGACGGGCGGCATAAAGGGTGGGCTCGGTCTGGCTGAGGATCGCGCCGAGGCGTCGATCGCTTGTCGGCAGGTCGGGCCGATTCGGATGGGCGAGAAGCTCAAGGATGGCGAAGTCGTCTTTAAGGAGCGGACGTCTTTAGTGTTCAAAACCATGCAGGTGGTGCGCTTTTTCGATGAGGCGCGCAACACGCTGGTCTATCTGGTGTATAGCGATCGTGTTATCGAAGGGAGTCCGCAGAACGCCGTTACTGCGATTCCGATACTGCCGTGGGCTCAGCCATAAAGGTGCCTGGTTGGGCTCGCTGAGATCGATGCCTTGGCATCGAATCGCAGACATAAAAAAACCGGCTCAAGGCCGGTTTTTTTCACAAGAGCGTGCAGCTTAGGCTGCAGCAGCTTCGCCGAGGGCCTTGATATGGCCGTTCAGGCGGCTTTTATGCCGAGCTGCTTTGTTCTTGTGGATGATGCCTTTGTCGGCCATGCGGTCGATTACAGGCACGGCTGCAGTGTAAGCAGTACGAGCTTTATCCAGATCTTTTGCATCAATGGCTTTGACCACATTCTTGATGTAGGTACGAACCATGGAGCGCAGGCTGGCGTTGTGGCTGCGACGCTTCTCAGCCTGAATTGCGCGTTTTTTGGCGGAAGGGCTGTTGGCCACCGTCGAACTCCTCGAAAACGTGGGATTACAAAGCAAATAAGGCCGCGAATCATGCCGATGCTGCGGGCTCTTGTCAACACTGATTGAACAATCGAGACACTGGCCGGACAGATGGGGTGCCGCTAAACTCGCGACCTCTTTCACTGTCGTAACTGGCCATCGAGACGATGCCCGGTGACTGGCCGGAAACCCTCCCGCTGCAACTCTAGGAAGACAAATGTCCGATACATCCGGCAAAGGCGGATTGCTGCGGTCCAGTGCGGTAGTCAGCGTGATGACGCTGCTGTCACGGGTGCTGGGCATGGTACGCGATATGGTTGTGGCCAGCTACTTCGGTTCTGGCGCCGCTGCTGACGCATTCTTCATAGCCTTCAAAATCCCAAACTTTTTGCGCCGTCTGTTTGCAGAAGGGGCTTTCGCCCAAGCCTTTGTTCCGGTGTTGTCGGAATTCCGGACCAAGCGGACCCAGCTGGAGGTCAAGCTGCTGGTTGACCGCACAGCTGGCATGCTTGGGCTGATCTTGACGGGCATCACCGCAGTCGGGGTGCTGGCTTCGCCTTACGTGGTCATGCTTTTCGCGCCCGGCTTTCATGATGACCCAGCTAAAATGCAGTTGGCCGGCGAGCTGCTGCGCATCACCTTTCCTTATCTGTTGCTGATTTCACTCACGGCGTTTACGTCCGGTGTGCTCAACACGTACGGGCATTTCGCGGTACCGGGCTTCACGCCTGTGTTGCTCAATGTCTGCATGATCAGCTCGGCCGTTTTTCTGACACCTTACTTTGATCAGCCCATTATGGCGTTGGCATGGGGCGTGTTTGTTGCAGGCTTCGCCCAGTTGGCCTTCCAGCTTCCTTACGTTGCCAAGCTGGGATTGCTGCCCCGGCCTCGGGTGAGGTTCGGAGACGAGGGGGTGCGGCGAATCATGCTGTTGATGGTGCCGGCCCTGTTCGGCGTGTCGGTCAGCCAGATCAATCTCTTGCTCGATACGGTTCTTGCCTCGTTCCTGCAGACAGGCAGCGTCTCCTGGCTTTATTACGCTGACCGCCTTTCGGAGTTGCCGCTGGGCGCCTTCGGTATTGCGATCGGCACCGTGATCCTGCCTAGCCTTGCTCGTCAGCATGCCGGAGCGGATCCCAAGGCTTTTTCCAACACCCTGAACTGGGCGCTGCGGATGGTGCTGCTGGTTGGGGTTCCTGCGGCGCTCGCGCTGGGCATCCTGGCTGAGCCGATGATTGCCAGTCTGTTCTTTTATGGTGCGATGAGTGAGGAGGCCGTCGTGCAGTCGGCCAACGCGCTCGAGGCGTACTCGCTCGGCGTCCTGGCATTCATGCTGATCAAGGTGCTGGCGCCGGGCTTCTTTGCTCGGCAGGATTTAAAGACGCCGGTGCGTATTGCAATCATCTGCATGATCGCCAACATGGTGCTGAATCTAATGCTGATCTGGCCGCTCCAGCATGTGGGCTTGGCCCTGGCGACTTCGTTGTCCTCGATGCTCAATGCTGGGTTGCTGTTCTGGGGGCTGTATAAGACGGGTGTGTTCCTGTTTGCTCCGGGTTGGGGTTTGTTCCTTTTGAGGTTGGCGGGCGCCTGTGCCGCCATGGTGGCGATGGTCTGGTGGCTAAACGCACCGTCGGTCGAGTGGTTCGCGTGGGGCTGGCAGCAGCGAGCGCTGCAGCTGGGGCTGCTGGTTGTAGCGGGGTTGGGCGCTTTCGCGGTGGGCTTGGTAGTGCTCGGTTTGCGACCGCGGCATCTCCGTCATTGATCCTTACCATACGCGGGTGGCAAGCCTGTCCGCGACTGCTGCCTCATGCGTATAATCGACGACTTTTCAAGCAAGAAGTGCGGTATGCAGCTGGTTCGAGGTCTTCACAACCTGCGACCCCGACATCGGGGTTGCGTCGCCACCATCGGCAATTTCGACGGGGTTCACCGGGGGCATCAAGCTATCCTGGCGCGTCTGCGCGAACGTGCCGCCGAGCTCGGGCTCCCCAGCTGCGTGGTGATCTTCGAGCCGCAGCCGCGTGAGTATTTTGCCCCGGACAAGGCCCCTGCTCGGCTGACCCGCCTGCGCGAAAAATTGCAGTTGCTGAGTGAACAGGGTGTCGATCTGGTGCTGTGCCTGGCATTTAATCGTCGTTTGCGCGAGCTGAGTGCCGCAGAGTTCGTACATGCGACGCTGGTAGACGGCCTTGGCGTTCGGCATCTGGAAGTCGGTGATGACTTTCGTTTCGGTTGCGACCGAGCCGGGGATTTCAACTTCTTGTTACAAGCTGGTGCTGCGGAAGGCTTTACCGTCGAGGCCGCCGCCACTATCGAGGTCGACGGTGAGCGAGTCAGCAGTACGCGGCTGCGCCAGGTTCTCGCCGCTGGTGATCTACAGCTGTCAGAAAAACTGCTGGGTCGGCCGTTCAGTATCACCGGTCGGGTCATGCATGGGCAGGCGCTGGGACGCCAGCTTGGCGCGCCGACCGCTAACATTCAGCTCAAGCGCAAGAGCACTCCGCTTAGTGGTGTGTTCACCGTGAGCGTCGAGATCGATGGTGTAATACAGGCGGCGGTCGCCAATATTGGTATGCGCCCCTCGGTCGAAAGCGACGGCCAGCCGCATCTGGAAGTGCATTTGCTTAATTATCAAGGCGACCTTTATGGCCGTCTGCTGCGCGTGACCTTTCATCGCAAGCTGCGTGACGAGCAGCGCTTTGCCTCGCTGGAGGCGCTCAAGACGGCGATCGAAGCAGATATCGCCGCGGCTCGCGAATACTGGCGAGCTTCACCCTTTACCACGAGTCAGGACTGAAATGACCGATTACAAAGCGACCCTCAATCTGCCGTCCACGGCGTTTCCGATGAAGGCCGGTCTGCCACAGCGCGAGCCGGAGACCCTGCAGCGCTGGAACAGCATCGACCTGTACGGGAAGCTGCGGCAGATTGGCGAGGGTCGTCCGAAGTTCGTCCTGCATGATGGCCCTCCGTATGCAAACGGCAGCATTCACATCGGCCACGCGGTAAACAAGGTCATCAAGGACTTCATTGTTCGCTCCAAGACCTTAGCCGGTTTCGACGCGCCCTACGTGCCGGGATGGGACTGTCATGGTTTGCCCATCGAGCACAAGGTCGAGATCACCTACGGCAAGAACCAGCCGGCCGACCTGACGCGCGAGCGCTGCCGTGCCTACGCGGCCGAGCAGATCGAAGGGCAGAAGGCTGACTTCATCCGCCTCGGCGTACTGGGCGAGTGGGGCAATCCCTACCGCACCATGGACTTTGCGAACGAAGCCGGGGAAATCCGCGCGCTGGCGAAAATGGTCGAAGGTGGATTCGTCTTCAAGGGCCTGAAGCCGGTGAACTGGTGCTTTGATTGCGGTTCGGCGCTGGCCGAGGCGGAAGTCGAATACCAGGACAAGAAGTCCGATGCCATCGACGTAGCCTTCCAGGTGGAGGACGCGGATAAGCTGGCGGCTGCGTTTGGTGTCGGAGCACTGGCCAAACCGACCAGCATCGTGATCTGGACCACCACGCCTTGGACCATCCCGGCGAACCAGGCGCTCAACGTACATCCCGACTTCGTCTATGCCTTGGTCGATACCGGCGACAAGCTGCTCGTTCTCGCCGAAGAGTTGGTTGAGTCCTGTCTGCAGCGCTATGACCTGCAGGGTCAGGTCATCGCACGCTGCCAGGGCAGCGAACTGGAGCTCATCCGCTTCCGCCACCCATTCTATGAGCGCTTCGCGCCGGTCTATCTGGCCGATTACGTAGAAACCGGTGCAGGAACCGGTATCGTCCATTCGGCACCTGCTTACGGTGAAGACGACTTCCGCTCCTGCAAGCATTACGGCATGGAGAATGATGACATTCTCAGCCCCGTTCAGAGTCACGGCGTATACGTATCGGACCTGCCATTCTTTGGCGGGCAGTTCATCTGGAAGGCCAACCCGGCCATCGTCGAGAAGCTGGAAGAAGTCGGTGCGCTGCTCAAGCACGAGTCGATCCAGCACAGCTATATGCATTGCTGGCGGCACAAGACGCCGCTGATCTACCGTGCGACGGCGCAGTGGTTCGTTGGCATGGATAAAGTGGCGCATGACGGCAGCTCGCTGCGTCGTCGCGCGTTGGATGCCATTGAGCAGACTGAGTTTGTTCCGGCCTGGGGCCAGGCGCGGTTGCACGGCATGATCGCCGGCCGTCCGGACTGGTGTATCTCCCGTCAACGGACATGGGGCGTGCCGATCCCGTTCTTCCTGCACAAGGAAAGCGGCGAGCTGCATCCGCGCACCGTGGAGCTGATGGAAGCCGTCGCGCAACGCGTCGAGCAGGGAGGCATCGAGGCTTGGTCGAAGCTGGATGCCGCCGAGCTGCTGGGCGACGAAGCAGCGCAGTACGAGAAGATCAGCGACACCCTGGACGTTTGGTTCGATTCCGGCACCACCCATTGGCATGTGATGCGCGGTTCGCACCCTATGGGCCACGAAAGCGGCCCACGCGCGGATCTTTATCTGGAAGGCTCCGACCAGCACCGTGGCTGGTTCCACTCCTCGCTGCTAACCGGCTCGGCTATCGACGGGCACGCACCGTATAAGGGGTTGCTGACGCATGGTTTCGTGGTCGACGAGAACGGCCGCAAGATGTCCAAGTCGCTGGGCAACGTCGTTGCGCCTCAAGAGGTCACTGACAGTCTGGGCGCAGACATCCTCCGTCTCTGGGTGGCCTCGACCGATTACTCCGGTGAAATGGCTGTCTCCAAGGTGATCCTGCAGCGCAGCGCAGATTCCTATCGCCGTATCCGTAACACTGCGCGCTTCCTGCTCTCCAACCTTGACGGTTTCGATCCGGCGCAGCATCAGGTTCCGGCCGACCAACTGATCGCCCTCGACCGCTGGGCCATCGATCGTGCCCTGCTGCTGCAGCGGGAAATCGAGGAAGCCTACGGCACCTACAAGTTCTGGAATGTCTATCAGAAGGTGCACAACTTCTGCGTACAGGAGCTGGGCGGCTTCTATCTGGATATCATCAAGGATCGCCAGTACACCACCGGTGCCGACAGCTTGCCGCGCCGCTCCTGCCAGACCGCGCTGTACCACATCGCCGAGGCACTGGTGCGGTGGATTGCGCCGATCCTGTCGTTCACAGCTGATGAAATCTGGCAATACCTGCCGGGTGAGCGCAACGAATCGGTGATGCTCAATACCTGGTACGCAGGGCTCGCTGAGCTGCCTGCCAATGTCGAGCTGGGTCGCGAGTTCTGGGGCAAGGTCATGGCGGTCAAGGCCGCGGTGAACAAGGAGTTGGAAACCCAGCGCGCCGCCAAAACCATCGGCGGCAACTTGCAGGCGGAGGTTACCTTGTACGCCGAGGACGCGCTGGTTTCCGAGCTGGCGAAGCTGGGAAGCGAATTGCGCTTTGTGCTGATTACGTCGGCTGCGACTGTGGCGCCTCTCGCCGAAGCGCCAGCGGAAGCCGTGCAGAGCGAGCTGCCCGGTCTCAAGCTACAGATCAGCA encodes:
- a CDS encoding isoleucine--tRNA ligase — translated: MTDYKATLNLPSTAFPMKAGLPQREPETLQRWNSIDLYGKLRQIGEGRPKFVLHDGPPYANGSIHIGHAVNKVIKDFIVRSKTLAGFDAPYVPGWDCHGLPIEHKVEITYGKNQPADLTRERCRAYAAEQIEGQKADFIRLGVLGEWGNPYRTMDFANEAGEIRALAKMVEGGFVFKGLKPVNWCFDCGSALAEAEVEYQDKKSDAIDVAFQVEDADKLAAAFGVGALAKPTSIVIWTTTPWTIPANQALNVHPDFVYALVDTGDKLLVLAEELVESCLQRYDLQGQVIARCQGSELELIRFRHPFYERFAPVYLADYVETGAGTGIVHSAPAYGEDDFRSCKHYGMENDDILSPVQSHGVYVSDLPFFGGQFIWKANPAIVEKLEEVGALLKHESIQHSYMHCWRHKTPLIYRATAQWFVGMDKVAHDGSSLRRRALDAIEQTEFVPAWGQARLHGMIAGRPDWCISRQRTWGVPIPFFLHKESGELHPRTVELMEAVAQRVEQGGIEAWSKLDAAELLGDEAAQYEKISDTLDVWFDSGTTHWHVMRGSHPMGHESGPRADLYLEGSDQHRGWFHSSLLTGSAIDGHAPYKGLLTHGFVVDENGRKMSKSLGNVVAPQEVTDSLGADILRLWVASTDYSGEMAVSKVILQRSADSYRRIRNTARFLLSNLDGFDPAQHQVPADQLIALDRWAIDRALLLQREIEEAYGTYKFWNVYQKVHNFCVQELGGFYLDIIKDRQYTTGADSLPRRSCQTALYHIAEALVRWIAPILSFTADEIWQYLPGERNESVMLNTWYAGLAELPANVELGREFWGKVMAVKAAVNKELETQRAAKTIGGNLQAEVTLYAEDALVSELAKLGSELRFVLITSAATVAPLAEAPAEAVQSELPGLKLQISKTGHAKCGRCWHHLPDVGTHAAHPEICGRCIENIEGAGEVRHHA